The following are encoded together in the Drosophila takahashii strain IR98-3 E-12201 chromosome X, DtakHiC1v2, whole genome shotgun sequence genome:
- the LOC108064130 gene encoding keratin-associated protein 21-1 — protein MKFYLALAAIVVVMASAEATFGKLNLLLGGASTAGYGSGYAGYGSGYGSGYGYGSGYGSGYGSGYGYAPENVVKVIKVSVVPGGGVGGGYGGGYSGGYGGGYSGGYSGGFVGAAPAISTSAVVTPVVTAVSTPVATPVLAGGAGYVSGFGGGLGGGLGGLGGGYGGYGGSFGGGAALPASYGFGAGYGAGGGFGLGFGAPPPPLGLAGGLC, from the coding sequence ATGAAATTCTACCTGGCACTGGCGGCAATCGTGGTCGTGATGGCTTCGGCAGAGGCCACCTTTGGCAAGCTTAATCTTCTCCTGGGCGGCGCCTCCACCGCTGGCTATGGATCTGGATACGCTGGCTATGGTTCTGGCTATGGATCAGGCTATGGATACGGATCAGGATATGGATCAGGCTATGGTTCCGGCTATGGATACGCTCCCGAGAACGTGGTGAAGGTGATCAAGGTCTCCGTGGTGCCGGGAGGAGGAGTCGGCGGAGGCTATGGTGGTGGTTATTCCGGTGGCTATGGAGGCGGCTACTCCGGTGGCTACTCCGGTGGCTTTGTGGGCGCTGCTCCGGCCATCTCCACCTCGGCTGTGGTCACTCCGGTGGTCACTGCGGTGTCCACACCGGTGGCCACTCCTGTGTTGGCCGGTGGTGCCGGCTATGTGAGTGGTTTCGGTGGCGGACTGGGCGGAGGATTGGGAGGATTGGGTGGAGGATATGGAGGCTATGGAGGATCCTTCGGCGGTGGTGCCGCCCTGCCCGCCTCCTACGGATTTGGAGCCGGCTATGGAGCAGGCGGTGGCTTCGGACTGGGATTcggagcaccaccaccacctctCGGTCTGGCCGGAGGACTCTGCTAG
- the LOC108064065 gene encoding uncharacterized protein gives MQVLGAQLFTLAVTAVVVVTSVRGHAVEQEHLAGHAYGPAIHISSGILQLAPDAEQPQLLLVPNAHSSSLGNPWPHFYVDTLTASHLPHSSIPSIAAIPMTPSIHEPRIVVSDNVDFSQLKLPQHKVVHSHGR, from the exons ATGCAAGTGCTTGGTGCTCAATTGTTTACTTTGGCAGTGACTGCGGTAGTTGTGGTGACTTCAGTTCGTGGTCACGCGGTGGAGCAGGAGCATCTGGCCGGCCAcg CCTATGGACCAGCCATACACATTAGTTCGGGGATTCTCCAATTGGCCCCCGATGCGGAGCAGCCCCAATTGCTACTGGTGCCCAATGCCCACTCCTCGTCACTGGGAAATCCCTGGCCGCATTTCTATGTAGACACCTTGACCGCTTCGCACCTGCCACACTCATCGATTCCATCGATCGCAGCCATCCCAATGACCCCTTCGATCCACGAACCACGCATCGTGGTCAGCGATAATGTGGACTTTTCGCAGCTCAAATTGCCCCAGCATAAAGTTGTCCACTCCCACGGTCGCTAA
- the TTLL1A gene encoding polyglutamylase complex subunit TTLL1 isoform X1, with the protein MKGQTSALRNLRQKCGGSCTSDDDLPEVKITNPSPLMGVQFIRSRLRPTKSQKGIYYSTDWEKSALVSNFQKRGWLQVPSFNGEWNFYWACTQNCRYIFGIDHPYRMRSDQSSIPRVINHFPNSVELSRKDLLIKNIKRYRKDLERRGDPLAQSHPPDTKLGVGGTRYKHLDIIPMTFVLPSDYQMFVEVFHRNPASTWIVKPCSKSQGVGIYLVNKLSKLKKYAYDARTFYPQINRDTCVISKYIDNPLLIGGKKFDLRLFVLVTTFNPLKAYLYKEGFCRFCTEKYDHTEIDNVFMHLTNVSIQKTNQEYNSIHGGKWPLQNLWLYLDSLRGEGISEMLWSRITDTIRHSLDAVAPVMANDRHCFEVYGYDIIIDNNLKPWLIEINTSPSMHSTTTNDRMLKSRLIDNVLDVVVPPNSLPDEHWDKTPSPELLKNFTVLQPIPASKPPAEELVRRKGRSPRKRKTKSLPAAGSSTPPPAEGESKIRKSTKAVKR; encoded by the exons ATGAAGGGCCAGACGAGTGCTTTGAGGAATCTTCGCCAGAAATGCGGCGGCAGTTGCACCAGTGACGATGACCTGCCGGAGGTGAAGATAACCAATCCATCGCCACTCATGGGAGTGCAGTTCATACGCAGTCGCTTGAGGCCAACGAAGTCCCAGAAGGGCATCTACTACAGCACGGACTGGGAGAAATCGGCGCTGGTCAGTAATTTCCAGAAAAGGGGCTGGCTGCAGGTGCCGTCCTTCAATGGCGAATGGAACTTCTACTGGGCCTGTACCCAGAATTGCCGCTACATTTTCGGCATCGATCATCCGTATCGCATGCGATCGGATCA ATCATCCATCCCCAGAGTCATTAACCACTTTCCAAACTCCGTGGAGCTGTCGCGCAAGGATCTGCTGATCAAGAACATCAAGCGGTACCGCAAGGATCTGGAACGACGTGGCGATCCGCTGGCCCAGAGCCATCCGCCAGACACGAAACTCGGAGTAGGTGGGACCCGGTACAAGCACCTGGACATCATACCCATGACCTTTGTCCTGCCCTCCGACTACCAGATGTTCGTCGAGGTCTTCCATCGCAATCCGGCGAGCACGTGGATCGTCAAGCCGTGCAGCAAATCACAGGGCGTGGGCATCTATCTGGTGAACAAGCTGTCCAAGCTGAAGAAGTACGCCTACGATGCGCGCACCTTCTATCCGCAGATCAATAGGGACACCTGCGTCATCTCCAAGTACATCGACAATCCGCTGCTCATCGGCGGCAAGAAATTCGATCTGCGACTCTTCGTCCTGGTGACCACCTTCAATCCGCTGAAGGCGTATCTCTACAAGGAGGGCTTCTGCCGCTTCTGCACCGAGAAGTACGACCACACCGAGATCGACAATGTCTTTATGCACCTCACCAATGTTAGCATACAAAAAACGAAC CAAGAGTACAACTCGATCCATGGTGGCAAGTGGCCCTTGCAGAATCTGTGGCTCTATTTGGACAGCCTGCGGGGCGAGGGCATTTCGGAGATGCTGTGGAGCCGCATCACCGACACCATCCGTCACTCCCTGGACGCAGTGGCTCCGGTGATGGCCAACGATCGGCACTGTTTCGAGGTCTACGGCTATGACATCATCATCGACAATAACCTGAAGCCCTGGCTGATCGAGATCAATACGTCGCCATCGATGCACTCGACCACCACGAACGATCGCATGCTCAAGTCGCGGCTAATAGACAACGTCCTGGACGTGGTGGTGCCGCCAAATAGTTTGCCAGA TGAGCACTGGGACAAGACGCCCAGTCCGGAGCTCCTGAAGAACTTCACCGTGCTGCAGCCCATTCCGGCGTCAAAGCCGCCAGCGGAGGAGCTCGTGCGACGCAAGGGCAGATCGCCCAGGAAAAGAAAGACCAAATCCCTCCCAGCCGCCGGCTCATCCACTCCACCGCCCGCCGAAGGAGAGTCCAAGATAAGAAAGAGCACCAAGGCAGTGAAGAGATGA
- the LOC108064124 gene encoding glycine, alanine and asparagine-rich protein: protein MKLYVCISLALLALCAPVPSAGLLGAKLALLKAIGGGLGGGASTGSGGSYGGGYGSGGYSGGYNQGYYSQPSRPVYNSGYGSSSSSASSSASSYGGGYGGGYGGGYGGGYGGGQEQVIKVIKVVEQPSYDYGRSAGYGGNYGGYSSSASSSASSSASSYSAPAPAVTYSAPAPAVTYSAPAPAVSYSAPAPAVTYSAPAPAVTYSAPAPAVTYSAPAPAPVVRVQAAPAVTYSAPAPAPAVTYSAPAPAVTYSAPAPAPVVRIQAAPAPAVTYSAPAPAPAPVVRYAAPAPAPISYAPAPAPAPVSYVQQPQSQQVVKTIKLIVDEDRAPAQVYGPPAVESSYSSASSSASASAGGYNTGYNGGYNTGYNGGYNGGYNGGSNAGFSGGFGGGWKRGGIFEKLVGC, encoded by the coding sequence ATGAAGCTGTACGTTTGCATTTCGCTGGCCCTCTTGGCCCTTTGTGCCCCGGTTCCCTCGGCCGGTTTGTTGGGCGCCAAATTGGCTCTGCTGAAGGCCATTGGCGGCGGTCTCGGTGGCGGTGCCTCCACCGGAAGTGGCGGAAGCTATGGCGGCGGCTACGGCAGCGGTGGATACTCCGGTGGCTACAACCAGGGATACTACAGCCAGCCCAGCCGGCCAGTCTACAATAGCGGTTATGgcagctcctcctcgtcggCATCTTCCTCCGCCAGCAGCTATGGTGGTGGCTATGGAGGTGGTTACGGAGGTGGTTACGGCGGTGGTTACGGCGGTGGTCAGGAGCAGGTCATCAAGGTCATCAAGGTGGTGGAGCAGCCCTCCTACGATTATGGACGCTCGGCCGGCTATGGCGGCAACTATGGAGGATACTCTTCCAGCGCCTCTTCCAGTGCTTCGTCCAGTGCTTCATCCTACTCCGCTCCTGCTCCCGCTGTGACTTactctgctcctgctcctgctgtgACTTACtctgctcctgctcccgcTGTGAGCTactctgctcctgctcctgctgtcACCTACTCCGCTCCTGCTCCCGCTGTGACTTACTCCGCTCCTGCTCCCGCTGTTACCTACTCCgcccctgctcctgctcccgtGGTGCGTGTTCAGGCTGCTCCTGCGGTGACCTACTCCgcccctgctcctgctcccgcAGTGACCTATTCCGCTCCTGCTCCCGCGGTGACCTATTCCGCCCCTGCTCCCGCTCCCGTGGTTCGCATCCAGgctgctcccgctcccgcAGTGACCTACTCCGCCcctgctcccgctcccgctccAGTGGTGCGCTACGCGGCCCCAGCTCCGGCGCCCATCAGCTACGCACCCGCACCCGCTCCTGCTCCCGTTTCCTACGTCCAGCAGCCGCAGAGCCAACAGGTGGTGAAGACCATCAAGCTTATCGTGGATGAGGATCGTGCTCCTGCTCAGGTCTATGGACCGCCGGCCGTCGAGTCCAGCTACTCCagtgcctcctcctccgcctccgcctctGCAGGTGGCTACAACACTGGTTACAATGGTGGTTACAACACTGGTTACAACGGTGGTTACAATGGTGGCTACAATGGAGGTTCCAATGCTGGCTTCTCCGGTGGTTTCGGTGGCGGCTGGAAGCGCGGCGGCATCTTCGAGAAGCTGGTCGGCTGCTAG
- the TTLL1A gene encoding polyglutamylase complex subunit TTLL1 isoform X2 has product MKGQTSALRNLRQKCGGSCTSDDDLPEVKITNPSPLMGVQFIRSRLRPTKSQKGIYYSTDWEKSALVSNFQKRGWLQVPSFNGEWNFYWACTQNCRYIFGIDHPYRMRSDQVINHFPNSVELSRKDLLIKNIKRYRKDLERRGDPLAQSHPPDTKLGVGGTRYKHLDIIPMTFVLPSDYQMFVEVFHRNPASTWIVKPCSKSQGVGIYLVNKLSKLKKYAYDARTFYPQINRDTCVISKYIDNPLLIGGKKFDLRLFVLVTTFNPLKAYLYKEGFCRFCTEKYDHTEIDNVFMHLTNVSIQKTNQEYNSIHGGKWPLQNLWLYLDSLRGEGISEMLWSRITDTIRHSLDAVAPVMANDRHCFEVYGYDIIIDNNLKPWLIEINTSPSMHSTTTNDRMLKSRLIDNVLDVVVPPNSLPDEHWDKTPSPELLKNFTVLQPIPASKPPAEELVRRKGRSPRKRKTKSLPAAGSSTPPPAEGESKIRKSTKAVKR; this is encoded by the exons ATGAAGGGCCAGACGAGTGCTTTGAGGAATCTTCGCCAGAAATGCGGCGGCAGTTGCACCAGTGACGATGACCTGCCGGAGGTGAAGATAACCAATCCATCGCCACTCATGGGAGTGCAGTTCATACGCAGTCGCTTGAGGCCAACGAAGTCCCAGAAGGGCATCTACTACAGCACGGACTGGGAGAAATCGGCGCTGGTCAGTAATTTCCAGAAAAGGGGCTGGCTGCAGGTGCCGTCCTTCAATGGCGAATGGAACTTCTACTGGGCCTGTACCCAGAATTGCCGCTACATTTTCGGCATCGATCATCCGTATCGCATGCGATCGGATCA AGTCATTAACCACTTTCCAAACTCCGTGGAGCTGTCGCGCAAGGATCTGCTGATCAAGAACATCAAGCGGTACCGCAAGGATCTGGAACGACGTGGCGATCCGCTGGCCCAGAGCCATCCGCCAGACACGAAACTCGGAGTAGGTGGGACCCGGTACAAGCACCTGGACATCATACCCATGACCTTTGTCCTGCCCTCCGACTACCAGATGTTCGTCGAGGTCTTCCATCGCAATCCGGCGAGCACGTGGATCGTCAAGCCGTGCAGCAAATCACAGGGCGTGGGCATCTATCTGGTGAACAAGCTGTCCAAGCTGAAGAAGTACGCCTACGATGCGCGCACCTTCTATCCGCAGATCAATAGGGACACCTGCGTCATCTCCAAGTACATCGACAATCCGCTGCTCATCGGCGGCAAGAAATTCGATCTGCGACTCTTCGTCCTGGTGACCACCTTCAATCCGCTGAAGGCGTATCTCTACAAGGAGGGCTTCTGCCGCTTCTGCACCGAGAAGTACGACCACACCGAGATCGACAATGTCTTTATGCACCTCACCAATGTTAGCATACAAAAAACGAAC CAAGAGTACAACTCGATCCATGGTGGCAAGTGGCCCTTGCAGAATCTGTGGCTCTATTTGGACAGCCTGCGGGGCGAGGGCATTTCGGAGATGCTGTGGAGCCGCATCACCGACACCATCCGTCACTCCCTGGACGCAGTGGCTCCGGTGATGGCCAACGATCGGCACTGTTTCGAGGTCTACGGCTATGACATCATCATCGACAATAACCTGAAGCCCTGGCTGATCGAGATCAATACGTCGCCATCGATGCACTCGACCACCACGAACGATCGCATGCTCAAGTCGCGGCTAATAGACAACGTCCTGGACGTGGTGGTGCCGCCAAATAGTTTGCCAGA TGAGCACTGGGACAAGACGCCCAGTCCGGAGCTCCTGAAGAACTTCACCGTGCTGCAGCCCATTCCGGCGTCAAAGCCGCCAGCGGAGGAGCTCGTGCGACGCAAGGGCAGATCGCCCAGGAAAAGAAAGACCAAATCCCTCCCAGCCGCCGGCTCATCCACTCCACCGCCCGCCGAAGGAGAGTCCAAGATAAGAAAGAGCACCAAGGCAGTGAAGAGATGA